In Bacillus pumilus, the sequence CTTTGGTAAAAGTAAGGCAAAGCTTTACACAGAAGAGAAGAAGCGTGTGAAATTTAAAGATGTGGCCGGTGCAGATGAAGAAAAGCAAGAGCTTGTAGAAGTGGTAGAATTCCTGAAGGATCCGCGTAAATTTGCGGAGCTTGGCGCAAGAATCCCTAAAGGGGTTTTACTAGTAGGACCTCCAGGTACAGGTAAAACATTGCTTGCGAGAGCATCTGCAGGAGAAGCAGGCGTTCCTTTCTTCAGCATTAGTGGTTCTGACTTCGTCGAGATGTTCGTCGGTGTCGGTGCATCACGTGTACGTGATTTGTTCGAAAATGCGAAAAAGAATGCACCTTGCTTAATCTTTATTGATGAGATTGATGCAGTTGGTCGTCAGCGTGGAGCAGGCCTTGGCGGTGGTCATGATGAGCGTGAACAAACGCTGAACCAGCTTCTTGTTGAAATGGATGGTTTTAGTGCCAACGAAGGAATTATTATCATCGCTGCGACGAACCGTGCAGATATTTTAGACCCTGCATTGCTGCGTCCGGGACGTTTTGACCGTCAAATTACGGTTGACCGCCCAGATGTCATTGGCCGTGAAGAAGTACTGAAGGTTCATGCGAAAAACAAACCGCTTGATGATACAGTCAACTTGAAAGCCATTGCAAGCAGAACACCAGGTTTCTCTGGAGCAGATCTTGAGAACTTACTAAACGAAGCAGCGCTAGTTGCTGCCCGTCATAACAAAAAGAAAATCGATATGCGTGATATCGACGAAGCGACTGACCGTGTTATCGCTGGACCGGCGAAGAAAAGCCGCGTCATTTCGAAGAAAGAACGTAATATCGTGGCTTACCATGAAGCGGGTCATACTGTCATTGGACTTATCCTAGACGAAGCGGATATGGTGCATAAAGTAACGATCGTTCCTCGTGGTCAGGCAGGTGGATATGCGGTCATGCTTCCAAGAGAAGATCGTTATTTCCAAACGAAGCCAGAACTTCTTGATAAAATTGTCGGCTTACTCGGCGGTCGTGTTGCAGAGGAAATTACGTTTGGTGAAGTAAGCACAGGCGCTCACAATGACTTCCAGCGTGCAACAGGCATTGCAAGAAAAATGGTTACTGAGTTCGGTATGTCTGATAAGCTTGGTCCGCTTCAGTTCGGTCAAGCACAAGGTGGTCAAGTGTTCCTTGGCCGTGATTTTAACAACGAGCCGAATTATAGTGAAGCCATTGCTTACGAGATTGACCAAGAAATTCAGCGTTTCATCAAGGACAGCTACGAACGTGCGAAACAAATTCTCACTGAGAATAAAGATAAGCTAGAAATCATCGCACAAGCTCTTCTAGAAGTTGAAACATTAGATGCTGAGCAAATTAAATCTCTTTACGAAACTGGAAAGCTTCCAGAGCGTATATACGCGGATGACGAAGAGAAAAACGATGATGTGAAAGTGAACATCAAGAAAAAAGAAGATGAGGAGATCTAATCTCCTTCTCAGATTGTTGACAAAGGGCTAAAATGAACTTTATTTTAGCCCTTTGTCTTCTTTTCAGCGTGATAGAAAACCTTTGCAGTCTAGGAAGGACGAGTACCGGAGCGGAGCGAATTGACATTCGTGAGCACCGGCGCGCAGGACTGACAACGAATGCGAGAGTTTGTCTACACGCTGGAGGAGATCTAATCTCCTTCTGTGAAAGCTGCCGGGATCACTGGCAGCTTTTTTTTATTTCGATTCATGAATGGATCGGTTTCGAATTGTTTACAAATGGAACTCGATTCGTGTATGGTATGATAGAAAGTCGAAAAATGATCTTTTTGAGAAACTATTCAAAGTGGTGATGAAGTTGTTACTCGTGATAGATGTAGGAAACACAAATACCGTTTTAGGTGTTTATCATAATGGCGATCTAAATTACCATTGGCGAATTGAAACAAGCCGTCATAAAACAGAAGATGAATTTGGTATGTCCATCCGGTCTTTATTTGAGTATGTAGGGCTGATGTTTGACCAAATAGAAGGTATTATCATCTCCTCTGTGGTCCCGCCAATGATGTTTGCACTAGAAAGAATGTGCGAAAAGTACTTTCACATTACACCCCAAATTGTAGGGCCTGGGATGAAGACTGGACTAAACATTATGTGCGACAACCCAAAGGAAGTCGGCGCTGATCGAATTGTCAATGCGGTGGCGGCCATTCACCTATATGGGGCGCCTCTCATTGTGGTAGACTTTGGAACAGCGACAACCTACTGCTATATCAATGAACAAAAACAATACATGGGTGGAGCAATTGCACCGGGTATTACCATCTCAACGGAGGCTTTATATACAAGAGCGGCTAAGCTGCCGAGAATTGAAATCGTCCGCCCAGATCACATCGTTGGAAAAAACACCATCAGTGCGATGCAATCAGGTATCCTTTATGGATATGTTGGACAAGTAGAGGGAATAGTGAAACGGATGAAGCAGCAAGCCAAACAAACACCGAAAGTCATTGCAACTGGTGGCTTGTCTACATTGATTGGAAATGAATCAGACTGTATTGATATGGTCGATCCGTTCTTAACATTAAAAGGACTCCAATTAATTTATGAACGTAATCGTGTCGGTGTACTATAGGAGGTTTAAATCGAATGGATTACTTAGTTAAAGCGTTAGCATATGACGGTAAAGTCCGTGCATATGCTGCAAACACAACAGATACAATCAACGAAGCACAAAGGAGACACCATACGTGGCCAACTGCGTCAGCAGCGATTGGGAGAACCATGACGGCTACAGTTATGATGGGAGCCATGCTCAAAGGTGAGAACAAGTTAACTGTCAAAATTGAAGGCGGTGGACCAATCGGAGCCATCATCGCTGATGGAAATGCAAAAGGTCAGGTTCGCGGATATGTCTCAAACCCACAAGTTCACTTTGATTTAAACGAACATGGCAAGCTGGATGTCAGACGTGCAGTTGGAACAACAGGAACATTAAGTGTTGTGAAAGATATTGGGCTGAAAGACCACTTTACAGGACAAACAGAAATCGTCTCAGGTGAAATTGGAGATGACTTCACTTATTACCTCGTCTCTTCTGAGCAAGTGCCTTCCTCTGTAGGCGTAGGCGTCCTTGTCAATCCAGACAACTCTATCCTCGCGGCAGGCGGTTTCATCATTCAATTGCTGCCTGGAACAGAAGATGCAGTCATTGAAAGACTAGAAAAACGTTTATCCACAATTGAACCGATTTCGAAACTCATTGAAAAAGGGATGACACCAGAAGAAATTTTAGAAGAAGTTCTTGGTGAAAAACCTCAAATTTTAGAAACTGTACCTGTCGAATTCTCTTGTAACTGCTCAAAAGAACGGTTTGCTAATGGCATTATCAGCTTAGGAAAAGCCGAAATTGAAGATATGATTGAACAAGACGGACAAGCAGAAGCTCAATGCCATTTTTGTAACGAAACGTATGTATTTACAAAAGAAGAGCTAGAAGAGCTACGTGAAGAAATAACCCGCTAAGCTCTCAGCAGCGGGTTTTCTTTTTAGGATGGAAAGGAGACGAAAGATGAGACTAAAAGCAAGAGTGGTATGGACATTTATCCTCGTTTTGCTCATGATCAATGCCGTTGTCATTGCATATGTACTAACAAAATCGCAAATGTCGCAGGCTTCCTCAAACGGGAAGAACGGTGAAGAAATTGCGTCCATTGGAAAAGAGAAGGTTACGCGTCAAGAATGGTTAAAGAAGATGGAAGACCGCTACGGAAAGGCAACACTTGAACAAATGATCAATCAGAAGGTAGTCAATCAGCTTGCGAAGGAAAACAAGCTAGAGGTGTCTTCAAAAGAGATCAATCGTGAATTACTGATGCTTAAAGCGGTTTCTAATAATTTCTACGAAGATGGACATACAAGTGAAAAGGAATGGAAAGAACAGATTCGTTATCAAATTTTATTAGAACAGCTCTTAACGAGAGATGCCGTTGTTTCTGAAAAAGAAGCCAAAGCCTTTTATGAAAAAAACAAGGACTTATATCAATATGATGATTCATACCGTATTCGTCATATTGTCGTTAAGACAAAGGACGAGGCTGAAAACGTGTTGAAAGATTTAAAAGGCGGATCTAGTTTCGAAGCCGTGGCAGCTGAACGCTCGATCGACCGCTACACTTCACCCTACGGCGGAGATCTTGGTTTTGTGACAGAAGAGCAAGAGAGTATCCCAGCTCTATACATACAAGAAGCTCAAAAGCTTCAGCCAGATGAATGGACGAAAGAGCCGATTGAGACCAAAAACGGGTATGCCATCATCCAATTAAAAGAAAAATTAAATGGCCGCTCCTTCTCTTATGAAGAAGTCAAAGATCAGATCAAAAGACAGATCGCCATGGAAGATCTAGGTGAAAAGGCGAATGTCAAAACCCTGTGGAAAGAAGCAAAAGTCACATGGTTTTACGATGGAGAGCAGGACTAAAAGCATTGACAAAATTTTTTGAAATTGATAATTTAATATTAATACAATAAAATTACTCGGAGATAGAGGTGTTAGTGATGGCTCGTATTGCAAATTCAGTTTTTGAACTAATAGGAAATACACCAGTCGTTAAATTAAACCGTTTAGTAGAAGAAGACAGTGCAGATGTCTACTTGAAACTTGAATATATGAACCCGGGCAGCAGTGTGAAAGATCGTATTGCGTTAGCCATGATCGAAGATGCTGAAGCGAAAGGTACATTAAAAGCTGGCGACACGCTCATTGAGCCAACAAGTGGAAACACGGGAATCGGTCTTGCGATGGTAGCGGCTGCTAAAGGAATCAATGCGATTTTGGTTATGCCGGAAACAATGAGTCAGGAGCGACGCAACCTTTTACGCGCTTACGGTGCAGAGCTTGTATTAACACCAGGTGCAGAAGGAATGAAAGGTGCCATCAAAAAAGCGGAAGAACTGGCAGAAGAGCATGGTTATTTCATGCCTCAGCAGTTTAACAACGAAGCCAATGCTGAGATTCACCGCCGTACAACTGGGAAGGAAATTCTTGATCAGTTTGATGGCGAGCTTGATGCGTTTATTGCAGGTGTTGGTACGGGCGGTACGATTACAGGGGCTGGTGAAGTCCTAAAAGAAGCCATCCCATCTATTCAACTTTATGCGGTAGAGCCTACAGATTCCCCAGTATTATCAGGAGGAAAGCCAGGTCCGCATAAAATTCAAGGGATTGGAGCAGGGTTTGTTCCATCCATCTTGAATACGGAAGTATATGACGGCATTATCCAAGTAAGAAACGAAGATGCATTTGAGCTTGCAAGAAAGGCAGCAAAAGAGGAAGGAATTCTTGGCGGTATTTCTTCAGGAGCCGCCATTTATGCAGCTCTTCAAACAGCGAAGAAGCTTGGTAAAGGGAAAAAAGTGTTAGCGATCATCCCAAGTAATGGTGAGCGTTACCTCAGTACACCTCTATATCAATTCGATTAAACGTTAGGCCCCAGCATTTGCTGGGGTTTTTTCATGAATTCTGAAGATGGAAAGCAAATACTATTTTCTAAATAAAATGGATTGCATTACAATAAGATTAATGAAAATGAAAAAGGATGATAACATGACACAACGCAGGCCGATGGGCATCAAAATTCCTTTTACGAAAGATGCATTCTTGAAAAGATACGAACAACTAGCTGCAAGTGAAACACACCATGTCCTTCTTGAAAGTGCACGCGGCGGAACATATAGCATTGCTGGAATTCACCCGATTGCTAAAGCAAAAGGGAAAGACGGGATGACAACCATCCATTATCAAGATGAGGTGCTGTTTAAAGAAGGTGACCCATTCAGAGCCTTTGCTGATTGGTTTCAAACCCTCCAAACCGAAACGAACGAGGATTACCCTGACTTTCAAGGCGGAGCGATTGGATTTTTAAGCTATGACTATGCAAGGTATATCGAGCATTTTAAAATGCTGTCAATCGATGATCTCAAGACACCTGACCTGTATTTCCTCGTGTTTAATGATGTCGCGGTCTTTGATCACGAAAAAGATATGCTATGGCTCATTACTCACACAGAGGGAGAGGAACCTGTGAGTGAAGCTCATCGAAGGTTGGAGGAATTGAAGCTAAGCTGGACAAGCTCTTCAGAAGAATCAGTACACTCACCTGTCAGCGTAACTTCTTCAGAATTTGTGCCAGCTGCACCTTTTACTGAAGAAACCTTCGGAGAAGCAGTAGAGAAAATTAAGCAATATATCGCAAACGGTGATGTGTTCCAAGTGAACCTATCCATCAGACAAGATGAACAGCTCCATACTCATCCGTATGATTTATACAAAACATTACGTCAGGTGAACCCATCTCCTTATATGTCTTATCTGCACACGCCAGATTTTCAGATTGTTTGTGGATCTCCAGAGCTGCTGATTAAGAAAAAAGGCATTCAACTAGAAACAAGACCGATTGCTGGCACAAGGTCACGAGGCAAGGACGACGCTGAGGATCAAGCGCTGGCAAAAGAACTCATTGAAAATGAAAAAGAACGCGCGGAGCATGTCATGCTCGTTGATCTTGAGCGAAATGACCTTGGTCGCGTGTCCACTTACGGCTCCGTGCAGGTGAACGAGTTTATGGCGATTGAGAAATATTCACACGTGATGCACATTGTATCCAATGTACAAGGGGAGCTGCGTGCTGAATGTGATGCAGTAGATGTCATGCATGCTGTATTCCCAGGCGGAACGATCACAGGTGCTCCAAAAGTGAGAACGATGGAAATCATAGAAGAACTTGAGCCAACAAGACGTGGGCTTTATACTGGATCTATAGGCTGGTTTGGATTCAATCAAGATATGCACTTTAATATCGTCATTCGTACTGCGTACTGTACAGAGGGCAAAGCCTTTATGCAGTCAGGTGCCGGTATTGTGATTGATTCTGTACCAAAGCACGAATATAAAGAATCCATTAAAAAAGCCTATGCAGTAAAAAAAGCATTACAGCTGAGCAAAGAAGAGACTATTTTGAGTTAGAGGTGAGCAGAGTATGATATTAATGATTGATAATTATGATTCATTTACGTACAACCTGGTCCAGTATTTAGGTGAGCTTGGAGAAGAATTGATTGTGAAACGGAATGATCAAGTAACAATTCAAGAAATCGAACAGCTCAAGCCAGACTTTCTGATGATTTCTCCAGGACCATGCAGTCCTGATGAAGCGGGAATTAGTATGGAGGCGATCAAGCATTTTGCCGGAAAGATACCGATCTTCGGTGTGTGTTTAGGTCATCAATCTATCGCACAAGTCTTTGGCGGAGATGTGATTCGCGCAGAGCGGTTAATGCATGGTAAAACGTCAGAGATCGAACATGACGGCAAAGGTGTCTTCACTGGACTCCAAAATCCGCTCGTCGCAACGAGGTATCATTCATTAATTGTCAAAAACGAGACGCTGCCGGAGTGCTTTGCCGCAACAGCTAGCACGAAGGAAGGCGAGCTCATGGCCATTCGCCATAAAGAACTGCCAATTGAAAGTGTTCAGTTCCATCCTGAATCGATTATGACTTCCTTCGGAAAAGAAATGCTCAAGAATTTCATTGAAACCTATCGTAAAGAGGGGCATGAAGTAAACGCATGATCATTTATCTGAACGGTCAGTATATAGAGGAGAAAGACGCGACTCTTTCTCCTTTTGATCATGGATTTCTATATGGCATCGGTGTATTCGAAACATTTACCAGCCTGGCAGGACAAGTCTTCCTGTTAGATTGGCATCTTGAAAGGCTCAATCAATCGTTACGTGACCTTTGCATCGAATCCACAATAGAGAAACCATTTGTACTCGACATCATTCATACCTTACTGAATCAAAACCATATAGCCGATGGTCGTGCGAGGATTCGCTTCAATGTCTCTGCGGGCAGAGGCAATGGATTTTCTGCAGACCCTTATGAAGAGCCTGTCGTTTTTGTGATGATCTCTCCATTCCGGCCGGAGTCTCTACTAGATGAAAAGCAGGGAATCTTTCTTCAAACGAGGAGAAACACACCAGAAGGTCCAAGGCGCCTCAAGTCTCATCATTATATGAACAACCTGCTGGCTAAAAGAGAAGTAGGGAACGACCCATCGATAGAAGGCATCTTTTTAACAAAAGAAGATGATGTGGCAGAAGGAATTACCTCGAATGTATTTTGGCGAAAAGAAGATGTGATCTATACACCGTCACTTGATACAGGTATCTTAAGTGGGGTAACCCGTCGATATTGTATAGAAACGCTTCACGCGCTGGGGATCTTGCTTGTAGAAGGACGGTACCCAGTCTCACATCTGCTCTCAGCTGATGAAGCATGGATGACCAATTCTGTTCAGGGGATTGTGCCTTTCAGGCGTATAGGAGAAATCGTCTTGCCGAAAAATAACCGAACGATCTCAACAAAGTTGAGAACGCAATATACAAAAGAACGTCTAGAACATAAAGAGTAGGTGGACACAATGACACAACAAGTGATAAAACAGCCTAAAATCATACAAGCCAAGCGCCACACCCTTAGTTATGAAGAAAAGACATTGGTCATGGGCATTTTAAATGTCACACCTGACTCTTTTTCAGATGGAGGAAAGTTTAATCAAATGGATAAAGCGCTGGCTCATGCAGCGCAGATGTTGGAAGATGGAGCGCATATCATCGATATTGGCGGAGAATCGACTCGGCCGGGAGCGGCACTTGTCTCAGAGCAAGAGGAGCTTTCAAGAGTGATACCTGTGATTGAGAAGATCACAAAAGAATTGGATGTACCTATTTCCATTGATACGTATAAAGCTCATGTCGCAGATGAGGCGGTGAAAGCTGGAGCCTCCATCATTAATGATGTATGGGGAGCAAAAGCGGATCCTCAAATGTCACATGTAGTAGCGAAGCACAATGTTCCGATCATCTTAATGCACAATCGACCAGAGCGAAACTACACACATCTGATTCCAGATATGATGGCAGATTTGAAAGAAAGTGTTCAAATTGTCAGACAAGCGGGTGTCCGTGATGACATGATTATATTAGATCCAGGTGTAGGATTTGCAAAAAATAAAACAGACAACCTGATGGTGATGAATGAACTTGAACATTTTTGCCATCTCGGCTATCCGCTGCTTCTTGCTACATCTCGAAAACGATTCATCGGCGCTGTCTTAGATCTGCCGCCTGAAGAACGGACAGAAGGAACGGGTGCCACGGTCTGCCTAGGGATTCAAAAGGGCAGTGCGATGGTCCGTGTGCATGATGTGAAAGAAGTTGCAAGAATGGCAAAAATGATGGATGCCATGCTGAATAAGGGAGGCGCTTATCATCGATAAAGTATATGTAAATGGAATGGAATTTTATGGATATCACGGAGTGTTTGCAGAAGAGAATAAATTAGGACAGCGATTCCGTGTGGACTTAACAGCTTCACTTGATTTAAGCAAAGCAGGACAAACGGATGACCTAAACGAGACTATCAACTATGCAGAGCTCTACCAAATCTGCAAAAGCATTGTAGAAGGAGAGCCGGTTAACCTTGTTGAAACGCTGACAGAAAGAATTGCAAACCAAGTGTTAAAGCACTTTCCGACAGTTCAG encodes:
- the ftsH gene encoding ATP-dependent zinc metalloprotease FtsH, producing MNRVFRNTIFYILILLLVIGVVSWLGSPNQKPENMSYSKFSQNLSAGKVESISIQPVRGVYEIRGQLDGAKKDEYFITHVPDGQGVDQIYSALKNTDVKVEPAPETNGWLQVLTTIIPFIIIFILFFFLLNQAQGGGSRVMNFGKSKAKLYTEEKKRVKFKDVAGADEEKQELVEVVEFLKDPRKFAELGARIPKGVLLVGPPGTGKTLLARASAGEAGVPFFSISGSDFVEMFVGVGASRVRDLFENAKKNAPCLIFIDEIDAVGRQRGAGLGGGHDEREQTLNQLLVEMDGFSANEGIIIIAATNRADILDPALLRPGRFDRQITVDRPDVIGREEVLKVHAKNKPLDDTVNLKAIASRTPGFSGADLENLLNEAALVAARHNKKKIDMRDIDEATDRVIAGPAKKSRVISKKERNIVAYHEAGHTVIGLILDEADMVHKVTIVPRGQAGGYAVMLPREDRYFQTKPELLDKIVGLLGGRVAEEITFGEVSTGAHNDFQRATGIARKMVTEFGMSDKLGPLQFGQAQGGQVFLGRDFNNEPNYSEAIAYEIDQEIQRFIKDSYERAKQILTENKDKLEIIAQALLEVETLDAEQIKSLYETGKLPERIYADDEEKNDDVKVNIKKKEDEEI
- a CDS encoding type III pantothenate kinase, translating into MLLVIDVGNTNTVLGVYHNGDLNYHWRIETSRHKTEDEFGMSIRSLFEYVGLMFDQIEGIIISSVVPPMMFALERMCEKYFHITPQIVGPGMKTGLNIMCDNPKEVGADRIVNAVAAIHLYGAPLIVVDFGTATTYCYINEQKQYMGGAIAPGITISTEALYTRAAKLPRIEIVRPDHIVGKNTISAMQSGILYGYVGQVEGIVKRMKQQAKQTPKVIATGGLSTLIGNESDCIDMVDPFLTLKGLQLIYERNRVGVL
- the hslO gene encoding Hsp33 family molecular chaperone HslO; the encoded protein is MDYLVKALAYDGKVRAYAANTTDTINEAQRRHHTWPTASAAIGRTMTATVMMGAMLKGENKLTVKIEGGGPIGAIIADGNAKGQVRGYVSNPQVHFDLNEHGKLDVRRAVGTTGTLSVVKDIGLKDHFTGQTEIVSGEIGDDFTYYLVSSEQVPSSVGVGVLVNPDNSILAAGGFIIQLLPGTEDAVIERLEKRLSTIEPISKLIEKGMTPEEILEEVLGEKPQILETVPVEFSCNCSKERFANGIISLGKAEIEDMIEQDGQAEAQCHFCNETYVFTKEELEELREEITR
- a CDS encoding peptidyl-prolyl cis-trans isomerase produces the protein MRLKARVVWTFILVLLMINAVVIAYVLTKSQMSQASSNGKNGEEIASIGKEKVTRQEWLKKMEDRYGKATLEQMINQKVVNQLAKENKLEVSSKEINRELLMLKAVSNNFYEDGHTSEKEWKEQIRYQILLEQLLTRDAVVSEKEAKAFYEKNKDLYQYDDSYRIRHIVVKTKDEAENVLKDLKGGSSFEAVAAERSIDRYTSPYGGDLGFVTEEQESIPALYIQEAQKLQPDEWTKEPIETKNGYAIIQLKEKLNGRSFSYEEVKDQIKRQIAMEDLGEKANVKTLWKEAKVTWFYDGEQD
- the cysK gene encoding cysteine synthase A — its product is MARIANSVFELIGNTPVVKLNRLVEEDSADVYLKLEYMNPGSSVKDRIALAMIEDAEAKGTLKAGDTLIEPTSGNTGIGLAMVAAAKGINAILVMPETMSQERRNLLRAYGAELVLTPGAEGMKGAIKKAEELAEEHGYFMPQQFNNEANAEIHRRTTGKEILDQFDGELDAFIAGVGTGGTITGAGEVLKEAIPSIQLYAVEPTDSPVLSGGKPGPHKIQGIGAGFVPSILNTEVYDGIIQVRNEDAFELARKAAKEEGILGGISSGAAIYAALQTAKKLGKGKKVLAIIPSNGERYLSTPLYQFD
- a CDS encoding anthranilate synthase component I family protein — its product is MTQRRPMGIKIPFTKDAFLKRYEQLAASETHHVLLESARGGTYSIAGIHPIAKAKGKDGMTTIHYQDEVLFKEGDPFRAFADWFQTLQTETNEDYPDFQGGAIGFLSYDYARYIEHFKMLSIDDLKTPDLYFLVFNDVAVFDHEKDMLWLITHTEGEEPVSEAHRRLEELKLSWTSSSEESVHSPVSVTSSEFVPAAPFTEETFGEAVEKIKQYIANGDVFQVNLSIRQDEQLHTHPYDLYKTLRQVNPSPYMSYLHTPDFQIVCGSPELLIKKKGIQLETRPIAGTRSRGKDDAEDQALAKELIENEKERAEHVMLVDLERNDLGRVSTYGSVQVNEFMAIEKYSHVMHIVSNVQGELRAECDAVDVMHAVFPGGTITGAPKVRTMEIIEELEPTRRGLYTGSIGWFGFNQDMHFNIVIRTAYCTEGKAFMQSGAGIVIDSVPKHEYKESIKKAYAVKKALQLSKEETILS
- the pabA gene encoding aminodeoxychorismate/anthranilate synthase component II, translating into MILMIDNYDSFTYNLVQYLGELGEELIVKRNDQVTIQEIEQLKPDFLMISPGPCSPDEAGISMEAIKHFAGKIPIFGVCLGHQSIAQVFGGDVIRAERLMHGKTSEIEHDGKGVFTGLQNPLVATRYHSLIVKNETLPECFAATASTKEGELMAIRHKELPIESVQFHPESIMTSFGKEMLKNFIETYRKEGHEVNA
- the pabC gene encoding aminodeoxychorismate lyase yields the protein MIIYLNGQYIEEKDATLSPFDHGFLYGIGVFETFTSLAGQVFLLDWHLERLNQSLRDLCIESTIEKPFVLDIIHTLLNQNHIADGRARIRFNVSAGRGNGFSADPYEEPVVFVMISPFRPESLLDEKQGIFLQTRRNTPEGPRRLKSHHYMNNLLAKREVGNDPSIEGIFLTKEDDVAEGITSNVFWRKEDVIYTPSLDTGILSGVTRRYCIETLHALGILLVEGRYPVSHLLSADEAWMTNSVQGIVPFRRIGEIVLPKNNRTISTKLRTQYTKERLEHKE
- the folP gene encoding dihydropteroate synthase, with the protein product MTQQVIKQPKIIQAKRHTLSYEEKTLVMGILNVTPDSFSDGGKFNQMDKALAHAAQMLEDGAHIIDIGGESTRPGAALVSEQEELSRVIPVIEKITKELDVPISIDTYKAHVADEAVKAGASIINDVWGAKADPQMSHVVAKHNVPIILMHNRPERNYTHLIPDMMADLKESVQIVRQAGVRDDMIILDPGVGFAKNKTDNLMVMNELEHFCHLGYPLLLATSRKRFIGAVLDLPPEERTEGTGATVCLGIQKGSAMVRVHDVKEVARMAKMMDAMLNKGGAYHR
- the folB gene encoding dihydroneopterin aldolase — protein: MDKVYVNGMEFYGYHGVFAEENKLGQRFRVDLTASLDLSKAGQTDDLNETINYAELYQICKSIVEGEPVNLVETLTERIANQVLKHFPTVQECTVKVIKPDPPIPGHYQSVAIEMTRSRT